From the Platichthys flesus chromosome 6, fPlaFle2.1, whole genome shotgun sequence genome, one window contains:
- the cnot1 gene encoding CCR4-NOT transcription complex subunit 1 isoform X6, protein MNLDSLSLALSQISYLVDNLIKKNYRASQQEIQHIVNRHGPEADRHLLRCLFSHVDFSGDGKSSGKDFHQFLIQECVSLISKPNFISTLCYAIDNPLHYQKSLKPSAHLFTQLSKVLKLSKVQEVIFGLALLNSSNTDLRGFAALFVKQKLPDLLRSYVDADLGGNQEGGFQDIAIEVLHLLLSHLLFGQKGASGVGQEQIDAFLKTLCRDFPQERCPVVLAPLLYPEKRDILMDRILPDSGELAKTMMESSLSEFMQEVGYGFCASVDECRNIILQYGVREVTASQVARVLGMMARTHSGLTDGIPLQSISAPGSGIWSDGKDKNDGSQAHTWNVEVLIDVVKEVNPSLNFKEVTYELDHAGFSIRDSKGLQIVVYGIQRGLGIEVFPVDLIYRPWKHAEGQLSFIQHSLMSPEVFCFADYPCHNVATDILKAPPEDDNREIATWKSLDLVESLLRLSEVGQYEQVKQLFSFPIKLCPDMLVLALLQISTSWHTLRHELISTLMPIFLGNHPNSAIILHYAWHGQGQSPSIRQLIMHSMAEWYMRGEQYDQAKLSRILDVAQDLKSLSMLLNGTPFAFVIDLAALASRREYLKLDKWLTDKIREHGEPFIQACVTFLKRRCPSIMGGLAPDKDQPKSAQLPPETLATMLACLQSCAGSVSQELSETILTMVANCSNVMNKARQPPPGVMPKGRAPSTSSLDAISPVQMDPLSAMGSLNLGSTATSHTQSMQGFPTSLSSAFSNPQSPAKAFPPLSNPNPSTPFGGIGSLSSQLPGMDSGPLSTGISSSIGASLGMPTVSTDPFGTRKMSTPGLNPPTFQQTDLSQVWPEANQHFSKEIDDEANSYFQRIYNHPPHPTMSVDEVLEMLQRFKDSNIKREREVFNCMLRNLFEEYRFFPQYPDKELHITACLFGGIIEKGLVTYMALGLALRYVLEALRKPYGSKMYYFGIAALDRFKNRLKDYPQYCQHLASIAHFLQFPHHLQECVQYIEYGQQSRDPPVKMQGSITTPGSLALAQVQSQSQQPGGPKAPQPGPPSTLVTPTTTTTTAAKTTTITRPTPGTFKKDVPPSINTTNIDTLLVATDQNERIVEPPENVQEKIAFIFNNLSQSNMTQKVEELKETVKDEFMPWVSQYLVMKRVSIEPNFHSLYSNFLDTLKNPEFVKMVLNETYRNIKVLLTSDKAAANFSDRSLLKNLGHWLGMITLAKNKPILYTDLEVKSLLLEAYLKGQQELLYVVPFVAKVLESSLRSMVFRPQNPWTMAIMNVLAELHQEHDLKLNLKFEIEVLCKNLSLDINDLKPGTLLKDKDKLKCLEEQLSAPKKEVKPPEELLPVSTTVFMPTGDFVPFAAPPSTPAATTPACTTTGPPTPQFSYHDINVYALAGLAPHININVNIPLLQAHPQLKQCVRQSVERAVQELVHPVVDRSIKIAMTTCEQIIRKDFALDSEESRMRVAAHHMMRNLTAGMAMITCREPLLMSIATNLKNSFAAALRAPTPQQREMMEEAAARIAQDNCELACCFIQKTAVEKAGPEMDKRLATEFELRKHARQEGRRYCDPVVLTYQAERMPEQIRLKVGGVDPKQLAVYEEFARNVPGFLPSNDLSQPTGFLAQPMKQQAWATDDVAQIYDKCMADLEQHLHAIPPALAMNPLTQSLRSLLEAVALARNSRDGIAALGLLQKAVEGLLDATSGADADLLLRYRECHLLVLKALQDGRAYGPQWCNKQITRCLIECRDEYKYNVEAVELLIRNHLVNMQQYDLHLAQSMENGLHYMAVAFAMQLVKLLLVDERSVSHVTEADLFHTIETLMRTCAHSRANAPEGLPQLMDVVRSNYEAMIDRAHGGPNFMMHSGISQASEYDDPPGLREKAEYLLREWVNLYHSAAAGRDSTKAFSAFVGQMHGQGILKTDDLITRFFRLCTEMCVEISYRAQAEQQHNPAASAAIIRAKCYHNLDAFVRLIALLVKHSGEATNTVTKINLLNKVLGIVVGVLIQDHDVRQTEFQQLPYHRIFIMLLLELNAPEHVLETINFQTLTAFCNTFHILRPTKAPGFVYAWLELISHRIFIARMLAHTPQQKGWPMYAQLLIDLFKYLAPFLRNVELNKPMQILYKGTLRVLLVLLHDFPEFLCDYHYGFCDVIPPNCIQLRNLILSAFPRNMRLPDPFTPNLKVDMLSEINIAPRILTNFTGVMPSQFKKDLDSYLKTRSPVTFLSELRSNLQVSNEPGNRYNIQLINALVLYVGTQAIAHIHNKGSTPSMSTITHSAHMDIFQNLAVDLDTEGRYLFLNAIANQLRYPNSHTHYFSCTMLYLFAEANTEAIQEQITRVLLERLIVNRPHPWGLLITFIELIKNPAFKFWSHDFVHCAPEIEKLFQSVAQCCMGQKQAQQVMEGTGAS, encoded by the exons ATGAATCTTGATTCGCTCTCGCTGGCTTTGTCTCAGATCAGCTATCTGGTGGAcaatttaataaagaaaaactacCGAGCCAGCCAGCAAGAAATACAACAT ATTGTGAATCGTCACGGTCCCGAGGCAGACAGGCATCTACTACGCTGTCTCTTCTCTCATGTGGATTTCAGTGGCGATGGTAAAAGCAGTGGCAAGGACTTTCACCAG TTTCTGATCCAGGAGTGTGTGTCGCTGATATCGAAGCCAAACTTTATCTCAACTCTGTGTTACGCCATTGACAATCCCCTACACTACCAGAAG AGTTTGAAGCCATCGGCCCATTTATTCACTCAACTGAGTAAAGTTCTTAAGCTCAGCAAGGTCCAAGAG GTTATATTTGGACTTGCTCTGCTCAATTCCAGTAACACAGACCTTCGCGGCTTTG cTGCACTGTTCGTCAAGCAGAAACTTCCAGATCTCCTGCGGTCATACGTGGACGCTGATCTCGGAGGAAACCAGGAAGGTGGCTTTCAAGACATTGCCATAGAGGTCTTGCACCTACTACTCTCCCATCTTCTGTTTGGCCAGAAGGGAGCCAGTGGGGTAGGGCAAGAGCAGATTGACGCCTTCCTCAAGACACTTTGCCGAG ATTTTCCCCAGGAGCGCTGCCCTGTGGTGCTCGCACCACTGCTGTACCCTGAAAAACGGGACATTCTCATGGACAGGATCCTACCAGACTCGGGGGAGTTGGCTAAGACCATGATGGAGAGTTCTCTCTCAGAGTTCATGCAAGAAGTTGGCTATGGCTTCTGTGCAAG TGTGGATGAGTGCAGAAATATAATCCTCCAATATGGGGTGAGAGAGGTGACGGCCAGCCAGGTAGCCAGGGTCCTAGGCATGATGGCACGCACCCACTCTGGTCTAACTGATGGTATCCCCCTACAG TCCATCTCTGCTCCAGGTAGTGGTATCTGGAGTGATGGTAAGGATAAGAACGACGGCTCTCAGGCCCACACATGGAATGTCGAGGTTCTCATCGACGTTGTCAAAGAAGTT AATCCCAGCCTTAACTTCAAAGAGGTGACGTACGAACTGGACCACGCAGGTTTTTCCATCCGTGACAGTAAAGGCCTGCAAATTGTGGTGTACGGCATTCAGAGGGGATTGGGCATTGAGGTGTTCCCTGTCGATCTCATCTATCGGCCATGGAAACACGCAGAGGGACAG cTGTCGTTCATTCAACACTCCTTGATGagtccagaagtgttttgttttgccgACTACCCCTGTCACAATGTGGCCACTGACATCCTGAAGGCGCCACCAGAGGATGACAACCGGGAGATTGCCACATG GAAAAGTCTGGACCTGGTTGAGAGCCTGCTCAGGCTGTCTGAGGTTGGCCAGTACGAGCAGGTGAAGCAGCTGTTCAGCTTCCCAATCAAACTCTGCCCCGACATGTTGGTGTTGGCATTACTGCAGATCTCCACCTCCTGGCACACACTGCGCCATGAGCTCATCTCGACCCTAATGCCCATCTTTCTGGGCAACCACCCCAACTCTGCCATTATTCTGCACTACGCCTGGCATGGACAG GGACAGTCTCCATCCATCCGTCAGTTAATAATGCATTCGATGGCAGAGTGGTACATGAGAGGGGAACAGTATGACCAAGCCAAGCTGTCTCGCATCCTGGACGTGGCCCAGGACTTGAAG tcTCTATCGATGCTGCTGAATGGTACTCCATTTGCCTTTGTTATTGACCTCGCTGCTCTCGCCTCGCGCCGTGAATACCTCAAACTTGATAAATGGCTGACTGACAAAATCAGAGAGCATGGA GAACCGTTTATCCAGGCGTGTGTGACATTCCTAAAGAGGCGCTGCCCATCCATTATGGGGGGTCTGGCCCCTGATAAGGACCAGCCCAAAAGTGCCCAGCTTCCGCCTGAGACCTTAGCAACAATGCTGGCCTGCCTGCAGTCCTGTGCTGG GAGCGTGTCCCAGGAGTTGTCGGAGACTATCCTCACGATGGTCGCCAACTGCAGCAATGTGATGAATAAAGCTCGGCAGCCACCACCAGGGGTAATGCCCAAGGGACGTGCCCCCAGCACCAGCAGCCTGGATGCCATCTCACCTGTACAG ATGGACCCTCTGTCTGCCATGGGTTCCTTGAACTTAGGGAGCACAGCCacctcacacactcagagcaTGCAAGGTTTCCCCACCTCACTGAGTTCAGCTTTTAGTAATCCCCAGTCCCCAGCTAAGGCCTTCCCCCCACTGTCCAACCCCAACCCCAGCACACCATTTGGGGGAATTGGCAGTCTGTCCTCACAGCTCCCTGGTATGGACTCTG GTCCCTTGAGCACAGGTATCAGCTCTAGCATTGGCGCTAGCCTGGGGATGCCAACTGTAAGCACTGACCCGTTTGGCACCAGGAAGATGAGCACACCAGGCCTGAATCCACCTACCTTTCAGCAGA CTGACCTTTCTCAGGTGTGGCCCGAGGCAAACCAGCACTTTAGCAAAGAGATAGACGATGAGGCAAACAGTTACTTCCAGCGCATCTACAACCACCCACCTCACCCGACCATGTCCGTGGATGAA GTACTCGAGATGCTGCAGAGGTTCAAGGATTCAAACATCAAGCGGGAGCGAGAGGTCTTCAACTGCATGCTTCGGAACTTGTTTGAGGAATACCGGTTCTTCCCCCAGTACCCAGACAAGGAGCTGCACATCACTGCCTGCCTTTTTGGTGGAATTATCGAGAAGGGTCTTGTCACCTACATGGCCCTTGGCTTAGCCCTCCGATATGTCCTTGAAGCCTTAAGAAAACCCTATGGATCCAAAATGTATTACTTTGGAATAGCTGCCCTAGATAGGTTCAAAAACAG ACTAAAGGACTATCCTCAGTATTGTCAACACTTGGCTTCAATTGCCCACTTCTTGCAGTTTCCCCACCATTTACAAGA GTGTGTGCAGTATATCGAGTATGGCCAACAGTCACGGGACCCTCCGGTGAAGATGCAAGGCTCCATCACCACACCTGGAAGTCTGGCCCTGGCACAAGTTCAGTCCCAATCGCAGCAGCCTGGCGGCCCCAAAGCCCCACAACCAGGTCCGCCCAGCACCCTCGTCACCCCCACCACGACTacaaccacagcagcaaagaCCACCACCATAACAAGACCAACGCCCGGCACCTTCAAGAAGGATGTACCG CCCTCCATAAACACTACCAACATTGACACACTGCTGGTGGCGACTGACCAAAATGAAAGGATTGTAGAgcctccagagaatgtccaggAGAAGATTGCTTTTATCTTCAACAACCTGTCCCAGTCCAACATGACACAGAAG GTGGAGGAGTTGAAAGAGACTGTGAAGGATGAGTTTATGCCCTGGGTGTCTCAGTACCTCGTGATGAAGCGTGTCAGCATTGAGCCCAACTTCCACAGTCTGTACTCCAACTTTCTGGACACGCTCAAGAACCCAGAGTTTGTCAAGATGGTCCTCAATGAGACTTACAGGAACATCAAG GTGCTCTTGACCTCAGACAAGGCAGCTGCCAATTTCTCTGATCGCTCGCTGCTGAAGAATCTGGGCCACTGGTTGGGGATGATAACACTGGCTAAGAACAAGCCCATCCTCTATACA GATCTGGAAGTCAAGTCTCTGCTACTAGAAGCCTACTTGAAAGGCCAGCAGGAATTACTCTATGTGGTTCCCTTTGTGGCCAAGGTTTTGGAATCTAGTCTGCGGAGCATG GTTTTCAGGCCCCAGAATCCCTGGACTATGGCCATCATGAATGTCCTTGCTGAGCTTCATCAGGAACATGACCTCAAG CTTAACTTAAAGTTTGAAATTGAAGTTCTTTGTAAGAACTTGTCCCTGGACATAAATGACCTGAAGCCTGGAACCCTCCTGAAGGACAAGGACAAGCTGAAGTGTCTAGAGGAGCAACTTTCTGCACCAAAGAAGGAGGTCAAACCCCCGGAGGAGCTGCTACCAGTCTCTACCACAG TCTTTATGCCAACAGGGGACTTTGTCCCATTCGCAGCTCCTCCCTCAACCCCAGCGGCCACCACCCCCGCCTGCACAACCACTGGGCCCCCAACCCCACAGttcagttaccatgacatcaatGTGTACGCCTTGGCTGGCCTGGCTCCACACATCAATATAAATGTCAAT ATCCCGCTGCTACAGGCCCATCCTCAGTTGAAGCAGTGTGTACGGCAATCAGTGGAGCGAGCCGTCCAGGAGCTAGTGCATCCTGTGGTTGATCGCTCTATTAAAATTGCTATGACAACCTGTGAGCAGATCATCAGGAAGGACTTTGCCCTGGATTCAGAGGAGTCCCGCATGCGCGTCGCTGCCCATCATATGATGAGAAACCTGACCGCTGGCATGGCCATGATCACCTGCCGCGAGCCGCTGCTCATGAGCATCGCCACCAACCTGAAGAACAGttttgctgctgctctcagg GCACCAACCCCACAACAAAGGGAAATGATGGAAGAGGCTGCTGCTCGGATCGCTCAGGACAACTGTGAATTAGCTTGTTGTTTCATTCAGAAAACGGCTGTGGAGAAGGCTGGTCCTGAGATGGACAAGAGACTGGCCACG GAGTTTGAGCTGAGGAAGCACGCACGCCAGGAGGGACGGCGTTATTGTGATCCTGTTGTCTTGACTTATCAAGCAGAACGTATGCCCGAGCAGATAAGACTCAAG GTGGGAGGAGTGGACCCGAAACAACTGGCTGTGTATGAGGAGTTTGCCAGAAATGTTCCCGGTTTCCTCCCCAGTAATGATCTCTCTCAACCCACTGGCTTCCTGGCTCAGCCCATGAAG caacaGGCATGGGCCACAGACGATGTGGCTCAGATCTACGATAAGTGCATGGCAGACTTAGAGCAACATCTTCATGCTATCCCTCCCGCCCTCGCCATGAACCCCTTGACCCAGTCCCTGCGCAGCCTGCTGGAGGCAGTGGCTTTGGCACGGAACTCCAGGGACGGCATCGCCGCACTAGGCCTCCTGCAGAAG GCTGTTGAAGGTCTTCTCGATGCCACTAGTGGGGCTGATGCCGACTTGCTGCTCCGCTACAGAGAGTGCCACCTGCTGGTGCTCAAAGCCCTGCAGGACGGACGTGCCTATGGACCACAGTGGTGCAATAAGCAGATCACCAG GTGTCTGATAGAATGCCGTGATGAGTATAAATACAATGTAGAAGCTGTTGAGCTTCTGATCAGGAACCATCTTGTGAATATGCAGCAGTATGACTTACACCTGGCACAG TCAATGGAAAATGGATTGCACTACATGGCAGTTGCGTTCGCCATGCAGTTAGTGAAGCTGCTGCTCGTGGATGAACGCAGCGTCAGCCATGTCACAGAGGCCGACCTCTTCCACACCATTGAGACTCTGATGAGGACTTGTGCACACTCCAGAGCCAACGCACCTGAGGG TCTTCCCCAGCTCATGGATGTTGTTCGCTCCAACTACGAAGCCATGATTGACCGGGCCCACGGTGGACCCAACTTTATGATGCACTCTGGGATTTCACAGGCTTCAGAATACGACGATCCCCCAGGCCTGAGGGAGAAGGCGGAGTACCTGTTGAGGGAATGGGTGAACCTGTAtcactcagctgctgctggcagGGACAGTACCAAAGCATTCTCTGCCTTTGTTGGCCAG ATGCACGGACAGGGAATCTTAAAGACCGATGACCTGATCACAAGGTTCTTCCGGCTGTGCACAGAGATGTGTGTGGAGATCAGCTATCGGGCACaagctgagcagcagcacaaccCAGCAGCCAGCGCAGCCATCATCCGAGCCAAGTGCTACCACAACCTGGATGCCTTTGTGAGGCTGATAGCCCTGCTGGTCAAGCACTCTGGAGAGGCCACCAACACAGTGACAAAGATCAACCTCCTCAACAAG GTGCTGGGTATCGTTGTTGGGGTGTTGATTCAGGACCATGATGTCCGTCAGACAGAATTCCAACAGCTGCCATACCACCGCATTTTCATCATGCTGCTGTTGGAGCTCAATGCTCCTGAACACGTCCTTGAGACCATCAACTTCCAGACACTCACTGCCTTCTG CAATACCTTCCACATCCTGAGACCCACCAAGGCACCTGGCTTCGTGTACGCCTGGCTGGAACTCATCTCCCATCGCATCTTCATTGCCAGAATGCTCGCGCACACACCACAGCAGAAG GGTTGGCCCATGTATGCACAGCTGCTGATTGATCTCTTCAAGTACCTGGCACCTTTCCTGAGGAATGTAGAACTCAACAAACCTATGCAAATCCTCTACAAG GGTACACTGCGAGTGCTCCTGGTCCTGCTGCACGACTTCCCAGAGTTCCTGTGTGACTATCACTACGGCTTCTGTGACGTTATTCCCCCGAACTGCATCCAGCTCCGCAACCTCATCCTCAGTGCCTTCCCACGCAACATGAGGCTCCCGGACCCCTTCACGCCCAATCTCAAG GTGGACATGCTGAGTGAGATCAACATCGCTCCCCGTATCCTCACCAACTTCACGGGTGTCATGCCCTCCCAGTTCAAGAAGGACCTGGACTCGTATCTGAAGACCCGATCACCAGTCACTTTCCTCTCAGAGCTGCGCAGCAACCTGCAG gtgTCCAATGAGCCGGGAAATCGCTACAACATCCAGCTGATCAATGCCCTGGTGCTGTACGTAGGCACACAGGCCATCGCTCACATCCACAACAAGGGCAGCACGCCCTCCATGAGCACCATCACTCACTCTGCACACATGGACATCTTCCAGAACCTGGCCGTGGACCTGGACACTGAGG GGCGTTACCTGTTCCTGAACGCGATCGCAAATCAGCTGCGTTACCCCAACAGTCACACCCACTACTTCAGCTGCACCATGCTCTACCTGTTTGCTGAAGCCAACACAGAGGCCATCCAAGAGCAGATCACCAG GGTTCTGCTGGAGAGGCTGATCGTGAACAGGCCTCACCCCTGGGGTCTCCTCATCACCTTCATCGAGCTGATCAAGAATCCTGCCTTCAAGTTCTGGAGCCACGACTTTGTGCACTGTGCCCCTGAGATTGAAAA GCTGTTCCAGTCCGTGGCCCAGTGCTGCATGGGACAGAAGCAGGCCCAGCAGGTGATGGAAGGTACCGGTGCCAGCTAG